The following coding sequences lie in one Seriola aureovittata isolate HTS-2021-v1 ecotype China chromosome 5, ASM2101889v1, whole genome shotgun sequence genomic window:
- the hscb gene encoding iron-sulfur cluster co-chaperone protein HscB yields MLSLNSLRILCSSRAALHPNWLMTNRVSVFKAVTCSTHWTSTSFPNKDTWHCDVNSRAPVKDRGLTYSTKQANSPRSYCTGQIKQNCWNCKQSFDKAQAFFCVSCNAVQPPEEGASYFKIMDCDCTFALDTKKLQKRYLQLQRSLHPDNFSQKSVKEQEYSESQSSLVNKAYKTLHKPLSRGLYMLELEGMSIEEGTDSGADAEFLMELMEINEALDEAQTPEETNKIAQDTKGKLADLTERTDTALRKGDFQTAKALLAQMKYHANIEEKVKEKLSQFM; encoded by the exons ATGTTGTCATTGAACTCTTTGCGGATTCTGTGCTCGTCCCGGGCTGCACTGCACCCGAACTGGCTGATGACGAACcgagtttctgtttttaaagctgTTACATGTTCAACACACTGGACGTCTACCAGCTTCCCCAACAAGGACACATGGCACTGCGACGTGAACAGCAGAGCACCAGTGAAGGATAGAGGTTTAACTTACTCAACTAAACAAGCCAACTCACCAAGGAGTTATTGTACGGGCCAAATCAAACAGAACTGCTGGAACTGTAAACAATCTTTTGACAAAGCACAAGCATTCTTCTGCGTGTCATGTAATGCAGTCCAGCCCCCTGAAGAAGGGGCATCTTACTTCAAGATCATGGATTG TGACTGCACATTCGCACTGGACAcaaaaaagctgcagaaaagATACTTGCAGCTCCAGAGGTCTCTGCATCCTGACAACTTCAGCCAGAAATCTGTG AAAGAACAGGAGTATTCAGAAAGCCAGTCGTCTCTTGTGAACAAAGCATACAAGACGCTGCATAAGCCTTTGAGTCGCGGCCTTTACATG ctggagctggaggggATGAGTATAGAAGAAGGCACCGACTCCGGGGCTGATGCGGAGTTTCTAATGGAGCTGATGGAGATCAATGAAGCACTTGATGAAGCACAGACCCCAGAAGAAACCAATAAGATCGCCCAAGACACCAAAG GGAAACTGGCAGACTTGACGGAGCGAACAGACACTGCCCTCCGTAAAG ggGACTTTCAAACTGCCAAAGCACTGCTTGCCCAAATGAAATACCATGCAAACATcgaagagaaagtgaaagaaaaactttcTCAATTCAtgtag